The following proteins are co-located in the Streptomyces sp. DT2A-34 genome:
- a CDS encoding sensor histidine kinase: MALDAALAVGVLACMVAGSFVDPHGKNGVTWGMRTPDALSLLLITLGAAALVFRRRAPLLVLALTGSVSLVECVSADPRAPVAMSAVIALYTVASTTDRTTTWRVGLLTITALTGAAMLAGPLPWYAQENLGIFAWTGIGATAGDAVRSRRAVVAAIRERAERAERTREEEARRRVAEERLRIARDLHDVVAHHIALVNVQAGVAAHVMDKRPDQAKEALAHVREASRSALNELRATVGLLRQSGDPEAPTEPAPGLARLDELAGTFRSAGLQVEVARADEGTTLPAAVDLAAYRVIQEALTNVQKHAGPEAKAKVSVVRVGPNIEITVLDDGAGDDDPPEGGGHGLLGMRERVTALRGTLATGPRYGGGFRVHAILPVKSRTRPTEDPA, translated from the coding sequence ATGGCACTGGACGCCGCGTTGGCGGTGGGCGTACTGGCCTGCATGGTGGCCGGCTCGTTCGTGGACCCGCACGGAAAGAACGGGGTCACCTGGGGCATGCGCACCCCGGACGCGCTCAGCCTCCTGCTCATCACCCTCGGGGCCGCAGCCCTGGTCTTCCGCCGCCGCGCCCCCCTGCTGGTCCTCGCCCTCACCGGCTCCGTCTCCCTCGTCGAATGCGTCAGCGCCGACCCCCGCGCCCCGGTCGCGATGTCCGCGGTCATCGCCCTCTACACCGTCGCCTCGACCACCGACCGCACCACCACCTGGCGCGTGGGCCTGCTCACCATCACCGCCCTGACCGGGGCCGCCATGCTCGCCGGCCCTCTGCCCTGGTACGCCCAGGAGAACCTCGGCATCTTCGCCTGGACCGGCATCGGCGCCACCGCGGGCGACGCCGTCCGCAGTCGCCGTGCCGTCGTCGCCGCCATCCGCGAGCGCGCCGAACGGGCGGAGCGCACCCGTGAGGAGGAGGCCCGCCGCCGCGTCGCCGAGGAGCGCCTGCGCATCGCCCGGGACCTGCACGACGTCGTCGCCCACCACATCGCCCTCGTCAACGTCCAGGCCGGTGTCGCCGCCCACGTCATGGACAAGCGGCCCGACCAGGCCAAGGAAGCCCTCGCCCACGTACGCGAAGCAAGCCGCTCCGCGCTCAACGAACTCCGCGCGACGGTCGGCCTGCTCCGCCAGTCCGGCGACCCCGAGGCCCCCACCGAACCCGCCCCCGGCCTCGCCCGCCTCGACGAACTCGCGGGCACCTTCCGCAGCGCGGGCCTCCAGGTGGAGGTCGCCCGCGCCGACGAGGGCACCACCCTCCCCGCCGCCGTCGACCTGGCCGCCTACCGCGTCATCCAGGAGGCCCTCACCAACGTGCAGAAGCACGCGGGCCCGGAGGCGAAGGCCAAGGTCAGCGTCGTCCGCGTGGGGCCGAACATCGAGATCACCGTCCTCGACGACGGCGCGGGCGACGACGACCCACCGGAGGGCGGCGGCCACGGCCTGCTCGGCATGCGCGAGCGCGTCACCGCCCTGCGCGGCACCCTCGCCACCGGCCCCCGCTACGGAGGCGGTTTCCGCGTCCATGCGATCCTGCCGGTCAAGAGCCGTACGCGCCCCACGGAGGACCCGGCATGA
- a CDS encoding response regulator transcription factor, translating into MTIRVLLADDQALLRSAFRVLVDSEPDMEVVGEASDGAEAVRLAKEERADVVLMDIRMPGTDGLAATRIISADPALAHVRVVILTTFEVDDYVVQSLRAGASGFLGKGSEPDELLSAIRVAAGGEALLSPAATKGLIARFLAQGDGADDLDPARAERLDALTVREREVLVQVAGGHSNDEIAERLEVSPLTVKTHVNRAMSKLGARDRAQLVVIAYESGLVRPRVE; encoded by the coding sequence ATGACCATCCGCGTCCTGCTCGCCGACGACCAGGCCCTCCTCCGCAGCGCCTTCCGGGTGCTGGTCGACTCCGAGCCCGACATGGAGGTCGTGGGCGAGGCGTCCGACGGGGCGGAGGCAGTGCGGCTGGCCAAGGAGGAGCGGGCGGACGTCGTCCTGATGGACATCCGGATGCCCGGCACCGACGGCCTCGCCGCCACCCGCATCATCAGCGCCGACCCGGCCCTCGCCCATGTCCGCGTCGTCATCCTCACCACCTTCGAGGTCGACGACTACGTCGTGCAGTCGCTGCGCGCCGGCGCCTCCGGTTTCCTCGGCAAGGGCTCCGAACCCGACGAACTGCTCAGCGCCATCCGCGTCGCGGCCGGTGGCGAGGCCCTGCTGTCCCCGGCCGCCACCAAGGGGCTGATCGCCCGCTTCCTCGCCCAGGGCGACGGCGCGGACGACCTTGATCCCGCCCGCGCCGAGCGGCTCGACGCGCTCACCGTCCGGGAGCGCGAGGTCCTGGTCCAGGTCGCCGGCGGGCACTCCAACGACGAGATCGCCGAGCGGTTGGAGGTCAGCCCGCTGACCGTGAAGACGCACGTCAACCGGGCCATGTCCAAGCTCGGCGCCCGCGACCGGGCGCAACTGGTGGTGATCGCGTACGAGTCGGGGCTGGTACGTCCAAGGGTGGAGTGA
- a CDS encoding efflux RND transporter permease subunit has protein sequence MSWLSRFSLAQRALIGLMSIIAIAFGAIAIPQLKQQLLPSIELPMVSVLAPYQGASPDVVEKQVVEPIEDSLEAVDGITGVTSTASEGNAVIMASFDYGPDTQQLVADVQQAVNRARVQLPDEVDPQVIAGSTDDIPTVVLAVTSDQDQQALADQLDRTVVTELKDIDGVGQVTVDGVRDLQVTVEPDDAKLAKAGLTSAALSQALQAGGATVPAGSFDEGGDNRTVQVGGGFTSLEQIKDLMVTGEGTSGKKPVRLGDVATVKQEQAPADSITRTDGKPSLAVAVTMDRDGSAVAISDAVRDKLPELRKDLGSDATLTVVSDQGPAVKKSIDGLTTEGALGLLFAVLIILVFLASIRSTLVTAVSIPLSVVLALIVLWTRDLSLNMLTLGALTIAIGRVVDDSIVVLENIKRHLGYGEEREEAILKAVREVAGAVTSSTLTTVAVFLPIGLTGGMVGELFGSFSLTVTAALLASLLVSLTVVPVLSYWFLRAPKGTPADADEARRKAEEKEAKSRLQRFYVPVLRFATRRRLTSVLLAIVILAGTFGMAPLLKTNFFDQGEQEVLTVKQELKPGTSLAATDEQAKKVEQLLAGTEGVKDYQVTVGSSGFMAAFGGGTDTNQASYQVMLADSASYDEVQDRIEAGLKKLDGIGTTTIAAGDGFGAQDLSVVVKAADAGVLRTAAEQVREAVAGLDDVTDVTSDLSQSVPRISVKANDKAAAAGFNDQTLGMAVAQAVRGNTAAQATLDDTERDVVIESAKPAKTLKQLQDLSLGRVKLGDIADVKLVDGPVSMTRIDGRRAATITAKPTGDNTGAVSADLQSKINGLTLPAGATAEIGGVSQDQDEAFANLGLAMLAAIAIVFMLLVATFRSLAQPLILLVSIPFAATGAIGLLVATGTPMGVPAMIGMLMLIGIVVTNAIVLIDLINQYRKQGYGVVEAVIEGGRHRLRPILMTALATIFALLPMAAGVTGEGGFIAQPLAVVVIGGLITSTMLTLLLVPTLYTMLELRKERRAKKRAAKKAEKAGTPPQPAESGEPEPAGV, from the coding sequence ATGTCCTGGCTGTCGAGATTCAGCCTCGCCCAACGTGCCCTCATAGGCCTGATGTCGATCATCGCCATCGCCTTCGGCGCCATCGCGATACCCCAGCTCAAGCAGCAGCTGCTGCCCTCCATCGAACTGCCGATGGTGTCCGTGCTGGCGCCGTACCAGGGCGCCTCACCGGACGTGGTCGAGAAGCAGGTCGTCGAGCCGATCGAGGACAGCCTCGAAGCCGTCGACGGCATCACCGGCGTCACCTCCACGGCGAGCGAGGGCAACGCCGTGATCATGGCGTCCTTCGACTACGGCCCCGACACCCAGCAACTCGTCGCCGACGTCCAGCAGGCCGTCAACCGGGCCCGCGTCCAGCTGCCGGACGAGGTGGACCCGCAGGTCATCGCCGGTTCCACGGACGACATCCCGACCGTCGTCCTGGCCGTCACCTCCGACCAGGACCAGCAGGCCCTGGCCGACCAGCTCGACCGTACGGTCGTGACGGAGCTGAAGGACATCGACGGCGTCGGCCAGGTCACCGTCGACGGCGTACGGGACCTCCAGGTCACCGTGGAGCCGGACGACGCGAAGCTGGCGAAGGCGGGCCTGACCTCGGCGGCCCTCTCCCAGGCCCTGCAGGCGGGCGGCGCCACCGTCCCGGCCGGCTCCTTCGACGAGGGCGGCGACAACCGCACGGTCCAGGTGGGCGGCGGCTTCACCTCGCTGGAGCAGATCAAGGACCTGATGGTCACCGGCGAGGGCACCTCCGGGAAGAAGCCGGTCCGCCTCGGTGACGTGGCCACCGTCAAGCAGGAGCAGGCCCCGGCCGACTCCATCACCCGCACCGACGGCAAGCCGTCCCTCGCGGTCGCGGTCACCATGGACCGCGACGGCAGCGCGGTCGCCATCTCGGACGCGGTGCGCGACAAGCTCCCGGAGCTCCGCAAGGACCTCGGCTCGGACGCCACGCTCACCGTGGTCAGCGACCAGGGCCCGGCCGTGAAGAAGTCCATCGACGGCCTGACCACCGAGGGCGCGCTCGGTCTGCTCTTCGCGGTCCTCATCATCCTGGTCTTCCTCGCGTCGATCCGCTCGACGCTGGTGACCGCGGTGTCCATCCCGCTGTCCGTGGTCCTGGCGCTGATCGTGCTGTGGACCAGGGACCTCTCCCTGAACATGCTGACGCTCGGCGCGCTGACCATCGCCATCGGCCGTGTTGTCGACGACTCGATCGTGGTCCTGGAGAACATCAAGCGGCACCTCGGCTACGGCGAGGAGCGCGAGGAGGCCATCCTCAAGGCGGTCCGCGAGGTCGCCGGCGCGGTCACCTCCTCCACCCTCACCACGGTGGCCGTCTTCCTGCCGATCGGCCTGACCGGCGGCATGGTGGGCGAGCTGTTCGGCTCGTTCAGCCTGACGGTGACGGCCGCGCTGCTGGCGTCGCTGCTGGTCTCGCTGACGGTCGTCCCGGTGCTGTCGTACTGGTTCCTGCGCGCCCCGAAGGGCACCCCGGCGGACGCCGACGAGGCCCGCCGCAAGGCCGAGGAGAAGGAGGCGAAGAGCAGGCTCCAGCGCTTCTACGTCCCCGTCCTGCGGTTCGCGACCCGTCGCCGCCTCACCAGCGTGCTGCTCGCGATCGTCATCCTCGCCGGCACGTTCGGCATGGCGCCGCTGCTGAAGACGAACTTCTTCGACCAGGGCGAGCAGGAAGTCCTCACCGTCAAGCAGGAGTTGAAGCCGGGCACCAGCCTGGCGGCCACCGACGAGCAGGCGAAGAAGGTCGAGCAGCTGCTCGCCGGCACCGAGGGCGTCAAGGACTACCAGGTCACGGTCGGCTCGTCCGGCTTCATGGCCGCCTTCGGCGGCGGCACCGACACCAACCAGGCGTCGTACCAGGTGATGCTGGCGGACTCGGCGTCTTACGACGAGGTGCAGGACCGTATCGAGGCGGGCCTGAAGAAGCTCGACGGCATCGGTACGACCACCATCGCGGCCGGTGACGGCTTCGGCGCCCAGGACCTGAGCGTCGTCGTGAAGGCGGCCGACGCGGGCGTCCTGCGCACGGCGGCCGAGCAGGTCCGGGAGGCGGTGGCCGGCCTGGACGACGTCACGGACGTGACCAGCGACCTGTCGCAGAGCGTGCCGCGCATCTCGGTGAAGGCCAACGACAAGGCGGCCGCGGCCGGTTTCAACGACCAGACCCTCGGGATGGCCGTCGCCCAGGCGGTCCGCGGGAACACGGCGGCGCAGGCCACCCTCGACGACACCGAGCGGGACGTCGTCATCGAGTCGGCGAAGCCCGCGAAGACGCTGAAGCAGCTTCAGGACCTGTCTCTGGGCCGGGTGAAGCTCGGTGACATCGCGGACGTGAAGCTGGTGGACGGCCCGGTCTCGATGACCCGGATCGACGGCCGGCGCGCCGCCACGATCACCGCCAAGCCGACCGGCGACAACACCGGCGCGGTGAGCGCGGACCTCCAGTCCAAGATCAACGGGCTGACGCTCCCGGCGGGCGCGACGGCCGAGATCGGCGGCGTCTCGCAGGACCAGGACGAGGCGTTCGCCAACCTGGGCCTGGCGATGCTCGCGGCGATCGCGATCGTCTTCATGCTGCTGGTGGCGACCTTCCGCTCGCTGGCCCAGCCGCTGATCCTGCTCGTGTCGATCCCGTTCGCGGCGACCGGCGCGATCGGCCTCCTGGTGGCGACCGGCACCCCGATGGGCGTCCCCGCGATGATCGGCATGCTGATGCTGATCGGCATCGTGGTGACGAACGCGATCGTCCTGATCGACCTCATCAACCAGTACAGGAAGCAGGGTTACGGCGTCGTGGAGGCCGTGATCGAGGGCGGCCGGCACCGGCTGCGCCCGATCCTCATGACGGCCCTGGCGACGATCTTCGCCCTGCTCCCGATGGCCGCGGGTGTCACCGGCGAGGGCGGCTTCATCGCCCAGCCGCTGGCGGTGGTCGTCATCGGCGGCCTGATCACCTCGACCATGCTGACGCTGCTGCTCGTTCCGACGCTCTACACGATGCTGGAACTCCGCAAGGAGCGCCGGGCGAAGAAGCGGGCGGCGAAGAAGGCCGAGAAGGCCGGGACACCTCCTCAGCCGGCGGAATCGGGGGAGCCCGAACCCGCGGGAGTGTGA